One genomic segment of Stigmatopora argus isolate UIUO_Sarg chromosome 18, RoL_Sarg_1.0, whole genome shotgun sequence includes these proteins:
- the arhgap44b gene encoding rho GTPase-activating protein 44 isoform X6: protein MKKQFNRMRQLANQTVGRAEKTEVLSDDLLQAEKRLELVKQVSHSTHKKLTGCLQSQQGVEVDKKSVRSPPKKLPLAMLAQCMEEGAAVLGDESMLGKMLKLCGETQDRLSQELVLFEVTIEKDVMDPLYDLSEVEIPNIQKQRKHLAKLVLDMDSARTRYYQSGRSSGLSANLQPSGGKADHLREEMEEAANRMEICRDQLSADMYSSIARELDYASYFQTLIEVQAEYHRKSLELLQNILPQIKAHQESWAEKPCYGKPLEEHLELSGRDIAFPIEACVTMLLECGMQEEGLFRVAPSASKLKKLKASLDCGVLDVQEYSADPHAIAGALKSYLRELPEPLMTFELYNDWIQASIIPDQDKRLQALRGACDKLPPANNNNFRYLIKFLSKLTEYQDVNKMTPGNIAIVLGPNLLWTHSDGNITEMMTTVSLQIVGIIEPVIQHADWFFPGEIEFNVTGNYGSPVHANHNANYSSMPSPDMEMTERRHNEQSRRPLSVATDNMMLEFYKKDGIRKIQSTLKNKELSPVIGQKGFQSTLSEHSPHTLRRAKKLAPIPPKVPFGQTGAMSEPSTGQPSPVSLSPTPPSTPSPYGLGYPQGYGAASVASLSSPPSLGGMAGGKARPTPKPPRQRPSLPPPQPPPTPGSSPQPLENSSGLLDALSPGESMSTDSFCNLDIPIIDMELDGLLDLAHISRLGYSLAPLDSRRLRVAESEDGEDAESTVL, encoded by the exons GGCTGAGAAGACCGAAGTGTTGAGCGATGACCTCCTACAG GCGGAGAAGCGTCTGGAGTTGGTCAAGCAGGTGTCGCACAGCACCCACAAGAAGTTGACCGGGTGTCTCCAGAGCCAGCAAGGGGTGGAAGTGGACAAGAAGTCGGTCAGATCTCCCCCG AAGAAGCTTCCTCTGGCCATGCTGGCGCAATGTATGGAGGAGGGCGCGGCCGTGTTGGGGGACGAGTCCATGTTGGG GAAGATGCTGAAGCTGTGCGGCGAGACGCAGGACAGGCTGTCCCAGGAGCTGGTCCTGTTCGAAGTCACCATCGAGAAGGACGTCATGGACCCGCTCTACGATCTCTCCGAG GTGGAAATCCCAAACATCCAGAAACAAAGGAAACATTTAGCCAAGCTGGTCCTGGACATGGACTCGGCACGCACTCG CTACTATCAGTCGGGCAGGTCGTCGGGCCTGTCCGCCAACCTGCAGCCCAGCGGCGGGAAGGCCGACCACCTCagagaggagatggaggaggccGCCAACCGCATGGAGATCTGCAGG GACCAGCTGTCCGCCGACATGTACAGCTCCATCGCCAGAGAACTGGACTACGCCAGCTACTTCCAGACG CTGATCGAAGTCCAGGCGGAGTACCACAGGAAGTCGCTGGAGCTGCTGCAGAACATCCTGCCTCAGATTAAAGCTCATCAGG AGTCGTGGGCAGAAAAGCCTTGTTACGGGAAGCCGCTGGAAGAACATTTGGAGCTCAGCGGGAGAGATATCGCTTTCCCCATCGAAGCTTGCGTCACCATGTTGCTGGAGTGCGGCATGCAAGAAGAG GGTTTGTTCCGAGTGGCTCCGTCCGCTTCCAAGCTGAAGAAACTCAAGGCGTCTTTAGACTGCGGCGTGCTGGACGTCCAGGAGTACTCGGCCGACCCGCACGCCATCGCGG GAGCGCTGAAATCGTACCTGCGCGAACTCCCCGAGCCCCTGATGACATTTGAGCTTTATAACGACTGGATCCAGGCCTCAAT CATTCCGGACCAGGACAAAAGACTTCAGGCTCTCCGCGGGGCTTGTGACAAATTGCCGCCggccaacaacaacaatttcAG ATACCTGATCAAGTTCCTTTCCAAGCTGACGGAATACCAGGACGTGAACAAGATGACCCCCGGGAACATCGCCATCGTGCTGGGGCCAAACCTGCTGTGGACGCACAGCGACGG CAACATCACGGAGATGATGACCACCGTGTCCCTGCAGATCGTGGGCATCATCGAGCCCGTCATCCAGCACGCCGACTGGTTCTTCCCCGGAG AAATCGAGTTTAACGTGACGGGCAACTACGGCAGCCCCGTGCACGCCAACCACAACGCCAACTACAGTTCCATGCCGTCCCCCGACATGGAGATGACGGAGCGGCGGCACAACGAGCAGAGTCGGAGGCCGCTCAGCGTGGCCACCGACAACATGATGCTGGAGTTTTACAAGAAAGACGG CATCAGGAAGATCCAGAG CACTCTGAAGAACAAAGAACTGTCCCCGGTGATCGGCCAGAAAGGATTCCAGTCCACGCTGTCCGAGCACAGCCCGCACACGCTCAGGAGAG CCAAGAAGCTGGCTCCCATCCCGCCTAAAGTTCCCTTCGGCCAGACGGGGGCGATGTCGGAGCCGTCCACGGGTCAGCCGTCTCCCGTCAGCCTGTCGCCGACACCCCCCAGCACGCCGTCTCCGTACGGCTTGGGCTACCCGCAGGGTTACGGCGCGGCGTCGGTGGCGTCTCTGTCCTCGCCGCCCTCTCTGGGAGGGATGGCGGGGGGCAAGGCGCGGCCCACTCCCAAGCCGCCCCGCCAGAGGCCCAGCCTGCCTCCCCCGCAGCCGCCCCCCACCCCCGGGAGCAGCCCTCAACCGCTGGAGAACTCGTCGGGGCTGCTGGACGCCTTGTCTCCCGGAGAGAGCATGTCCACAG ATTCCTTCTGCAACCTTGACATTCCCATCATCGACATGGAGCTGGACGGCCTCTTGGACTTGGCGCACATCTCCCGCCTCGGGTACTCGCTGGCGCCGCTGGACTCCAGGCGCCTCCGAGTCGCCGAGTCGGAGGACGGGGAGGACGCGGAGAGCACGGTGCTATGA
- the arhgap44b gene encoding rho GTPase-activating protein 44 isoform X1, translating to MKKQFNRMRQLANQTVGRAEKTEVLSDDLLQAEKRLELVKQVSHSTHKKLTGCLQSQQGVEVDKKSVRSPPKKLPLAMLAQCMEEGAAVLGDESMLGKMLKLCGETQDRLSQELVLFEVTIEKDVMDPLYDLSEVEIPNIQKQRKHLAKLVLDMDSARTRYYQSGRSSGLSANLQPSGGKADHLREEMEEAANRMEICRDQLSADMYSSIARELDYASYFQTLIEVQAEYHRKSLELLQNILPQIKAHQESWAEKPCYGKPLEEHLELSGRDIAFPIEACVTMLLECGMQEEGLFRVAPSASKLKKLKASLDCGVLDVQEYSADPHAIAGALKSYLRELPEPLMTFELYNDWIQASIIPDQDKRLQALRGACDKLPPANNNNFRYLIKFLSKLTEYQDVNKMTPGNIAIVLGPNLLWTHSDGNITEMMTTVSLQIVGIIEPVIQHADWFFPGEIEFNVTGNYGSPVHANHNANYSSMPSPDMEMTERRHNEQSRRPLSVATDNMMLEFYKKDGIRKIQSMGVRVMDTSWVSRKGSSSSRKSSTPPADAVVPEQPGDPSGSPSGSPSPTPPPTNSERASPRMFHSFTFHCRKALQWTSSDGPPDSCNARPSPEEERAPPPYPSPSLRPRHFFPTRAPPGTRPLSRSPECVPVTPAGAPRRTGYSPPPFLHSLCPSPQALDVNSNPRAQGPSAERADPPHGEANGSLYIKPPLVLTRHDLFPSTPLSVPPSWATCSRDRGRKAASTLKNKELSPVIGQKGFQSTLSEHSPHTLRRAKKLAPIPPKVPFGQTGAMSEPSTGQPSPVSLSPTPPSTPSPYGLGYPQGYGAASVASLSSPPSLGGMAGGKARPTPKPPRQRPSLPPPQPPPTPGSSPQPLENSSGLLDALSPGESMSTDSFCNLDIPIIDMELDGLLDLAHISRLGYSLAPLDSRRLRVAESEDGEDAESTVL from the exons GGCTGAGAAGACCGAAGTGTTGAGCGATGACCTCCTACAG GCGGAGAAGCGTCTGGAGTTGGTCAAGCAGGTGTCGCACAGCACCCACAAGAAGTTGACCGGGTGTCTCCAGAGCCAGCAAGGGGTGGAAGTGGACAAGAAGTCGGTCAGATCTCCCCCG AAGAAGCTTCCTCTGGCCATGCTGGCGCAATGTATGGAGGAGGGCGCGGCCGTGTTGGGGGACGAGTCCATGTTGGG GAAGATGCTGAAGCTGTGCGGCGAGACGCAGGACAGGCTGTCCCAGGAGCTGGTCCTGTTCGAAGTCACCATCGAGAAGGACGTCATGGACCCGCTCTACGATCTCTCCGAG GTGGAAATCCCAAACATCCAGAAACAAAGGAAACATTTAGCCAAGCTGGTCCTGGACATGGACTCGGCACGCACTCG CTACTATCAGTCGGGCAGGTCGTCGGGCCTGTCCGCCAACCTGCAGCCCAGCGGCGGGAAGGCCGACCACCTCagagaggagatggaggaggccGCCAACCGCATGGAGATCTGCAGG GACCAGCTGTCCGCCGACATGTACAGCTCCATCGCCAGAGAACTGGACTACGCCAGCTACTTCCAGACG CTGATCGAAGTCCAGGCGGAGTACCACAGGAAGTCGCTGGAGCTGCTGCAGAACATCCTGCCTCAGATTAAAGCTCATCAGG AGTCGTGGGCAGAAAAGCCTTGTTACGGGAAGCCGCTGGAAGAACATTTGGAGCTCAGCGGGAGAGATATCGCTTTCCCCATCGAAGCTTGCGTCACCATGTTGCTGGAGTGCGGCATGCAAGAAGAG GGTTTGTTCCGAGTGGCTCCGTCCGCTTCCAAGCTGAAGAAACTCAAGGCGTCTTTAGACTGCGGCGTGCTGGACGTCCAGGAGTACTCGGCCGACCCGCACGCCATCGCGG GAGCGCTGAAATCGTACCTGCGCGAACTCCCCGAGCCCCTGATGACATTTGAGCTTTATAACGACTGGATCCAGGCCTCAAT CATTCCGGACCAGGACAAAAGACTTCAGGCTCTCCGCGGGGCTTGTGACAAATTGCCGCCggccaacaacaacaatttcAG ATACCTGATCAAGTTCCTTTCCAAGCTGACGGAATACCAGGACGTGAACAAGATGACCCCCGGGAACATCGCCATCGTGCTGGGGCCAAACCTGCTGTGGACGCACAGCGACGG CAACATCACGGAGATGATGACCACCGTGTCCCTGCAGATCGTGGGCATCATCGAGCCCGTCATCCAGCACGCCGACTGGTTCTTCCCCGGAG AAATCGAGTTTAACGTGACGGGCAACTACGGCAGCCCCGTGCACGCCAACCACAACGCCAACTACAGTTCCATGCCGTCCCCCGACATGGAGATGACGGAGCGGCGGCACAACGAGCAGAGTCGGAGGCCGCTCAGCGTGGCCACCGACAACATGATGCTGGAGTTTTACAAGAAAGACGG CATCAGGAAGATCCAGAG CATGGGAGTCAGGGTGATGGACACTTCGTGGGTGTCCCGCAAGGGCTCGTCGTCCTCGCGTAAAAGCTCCACCCCGCCGGCGGACGCCGTCGTCCCCGAGCAGCCCGGGGACCCCTCGGGTTCCCCCTCGGGGTCCCCCTCGCCCACCCCTCCTCCCACTAACAGCGAGCGAGCCAG CCCCCGCATGTTCCACAGCTTCACCTTCCATTGTCGCAAGGCTCTGCAGTGGACCAG cTCGGACGGGCCGCCGGACTCCTGTAACGCCCGCCCCTCCCCCGAGGAGGAGAGAGCGCCTCCCCCTTACCCTTCCCCGTCTCTCCGTCCCCGCCACTTCTTTCCCACCCGAGCACCCCCCGGCACGCGCCCGCTCTCCCGCAGTCCCGAATGCGTCCCGGTCACGCCGGCGGGCGCCCCCCGCCGCACGGGCTACAGCCCCCCTCCCTTCCTCCACTCCCTATGCCCGTCCCCACAAGCCCTGGACGTGAATTCCAACCCCCGAGCCCAAGGTCCCTCGGCCGAGCGGGCCGACCCCCCGCACGGCGAGGCCAACGGGTCCCTTTACATCAAACCCCCGCTCGTTCTGACCCGTCACGATCTTTTCCCGAGCACCCCCCTTTCCGTCCCCCCTTCTTGGGCCACCTGTAGCCGAGACAGAGGACGCAAGGCCGCTAG CACTCTGAAGAACAAAGAACTGTCCCCGGTGATCGGCCAGAAAGGATTCCAGTCCACGCTGTCCGAGCACAGCCCGCACACGCTCAGGAGAG CCAAGAAGCTGGCTCCCATCCCGCCTAAAGTTCCCTTCGGCCAGACGGGGGCGATGTCGGAGCCGTCCACGGGTCAGCCGTCTCCCGTCAGCCTGTCGCCGACACCCCCCAGCACGCCGTCTCCGTACGGCTTGGGCTACCCGCAGGGTTACGGCGCGGCGTCGGTGGCGTCTCTGTCCTCGCCGCCCTCTCTGGGAGGGATGGCGGGGGGCAAGGCGCGGCCCACTCCCAAGCCGCCCCGCCAGAGGCCCAGCCTGCCTCCCCCGCAGCCGCCCCCCACCCCCGGGAGCAGCCCTCAACCGCTGGAGAACTCGTCGGGGCTGCTGGACGCCTTGTCTCCCGGAGAGAGCATGTCCACAG ATTCCTTCTGCAACCTTGACATTCCCATCATCGACATGGAGCTGGACGGCCTCTTGGACTTGGCGCACATCTCCCGCCTCGGGTACTCGCTGGCGCCGCTGGACTCCAGGCGCCTCCGAGTCGCCGAGTCGGAGGACGGGGAGGACGCGGAGAGCACGGTGCTATGA
- the arhgap44b gene encoding rho GTPase-activating protein 44 isoform X4, translating to MKKQFNRMRQLANQTVGRAEKTEVLSDDLLQAEKRLELVKQVSHSTHKKLTGCLQSQQGVEVDKKSVRSPPKKLPLAMLAQCMEEGAAVLGDESMLGKMLKLCGETQDRLSQELVLFEVTIEKDVMDPLYDLSEVEIPNIQKQRKHLAKLVLDMDSARTRYYQSGRSSGLSANLQPSGGKADHLREEMEEAANRMEICRDQLSADMYSSIARELDYASYFQTLIEVQAEYHRKSLELLQNILPQIKAHQESWAEKPCYGKPLEEHLELSGRDIAFPIEACVTMLLECGMQEEGLFRVAPSASKLKKLKASLDCGVLDVQEYSADPHAIAGALKSYLRELPEPLMTFELYNDWIQASIIPDQDKRLQALRGACDKLPPANNNNFRYLIKFLSKLTEYQDVNKMTPGNIAIVLGPNLLWTHSDGNITEMMTTVSLQIVGIIEPVIQHADWFFPGEIEFNVTGNYGSPVHANHNANYSSMPSPDMEMTERRHNEQSRRPLSVATDNMMLEFYKKDGIRKIQSMGVRVMDTSWVSRKGSSSSRKSSTPPADAVVPEQPGDPSGSPSGSPSPTPPPTNSERASPRMFHSFTFHCRKALQWTSSDGPPDSCNARPSPEEERAPPPYPSPSLRPRHFFPTRAPPGTRPLSRSPECVPVTPAGAPRRTGYSPPPFLHSLCPSPQALDVNSNPRAQGPSAERADPPHGEANGSLYIKPPLVLTRHDLFPSTPLSVPPSWATCSRDRGRKAASTLKNKELSPVIGQKGFQSTLSEHSPHTLRRAKKLAPIPPKVPFGQTGAMSEPSTGQPSPVSLSPTPPSTPSPYGLGYPQGYGAASVASLSSPPSLGGMAGGKARPTPKPPRQRPSLPPPQPPPTPGSSPQPLENSSGLLDALSPGESMSTAV from the exons GGCTGAGAAGACCGAAGTGTTGAGCGATGACCTCCTACAG GCGGAGAAGCGTCTGGAGTTGGTCAAGCAGGTGTCGCACAGCACCCACAAGAAGTTGACCGGGTGTCTCCAGAGCCAGCAAGGGGTGGAAGTGGACAAGAAGTCGGTCAGATCTCCCCCG AAGAAGCTTCCTCTGGCCATGCTGGCGCAATGTATGGAGGAGGGCGCGGCCGTGTTGGGGGACGAGTCCATGTTGGG GAAGATGCTGAAGCTGTGCGGCGAGACGCAGGACAGGCTGTCCCAGGAGCTGGTCCTGTTCGAAGTCACCATCGAGAAGGACGTCATGGACCCGCTCTACGATCTCTCCGAG GTGGAAATCCCAAACATCCAGAAACAAAGGAAACATTTAGCCAAGCTGGTCCTGGACATGGACTCGGCACGCACTCG CTACTATCAGTCGGGCAGGTCGTCGGGCCTGTCCGCCAACCTGCAGCCCAGCGGCGGGAAGGCCGACCACCTCagagaggagatggaggaggccGCCAACCGCATGGAGATCTGCAGG GACCAGCTGTCCGCCGACATGTACAGCTCCATCGCCAGAGAACTGGACTACGCCAGCTACTTCCAGACG CTGATCGAAGTCCAGGCGGAGTACCACAGGAAGTCGCTGGAGCTGCTGCAGAACATCCTGCCTCAGATTAAAGCTCATCAGG AGTCGTGGGCAGAAAAGCCTTGTTACGGGAAGCCGCTGGAAGAACATTTGGAGCTCAGCGGGAGAGATATCGCTTTCCCCATCGAAGCTTGCGTCACCATGTTGCTGGAGTGCGGCATGCAAGAAGAG GGTTTGTTCCGAGTGGCTCCGTCCGCTTCCAAGCTGAAGAAACTCAAGGCGTCTTTAGACTGCGGCGTGCTGGACGTCCAGGAGTACTCGGCCGACCCGCACGCCATCGCGG GAGCGCTGAAATCGTACCTGCGCGAACTCCCCGAGCCCCTGATGACATTTGAGCTTTATAACGACTGGATCCAGGCCTCAAT CATTCCGGACCAGGACAAAAGACTTCAGGCTCTCCGCGGGGCTTGTGACAAATTGCCGCCggccaacaacaacaatttcAG ATACCTGATCAAGTTCCTTTCCAAGCTGACGGAATACCAGGACGTGAACAAGATGACCCCCGGGAACATCGCCATCGTGCTGGGGCCAAACCTGCTGTGGACGCACAGCGACGG CAACATCACGGAGATGATGACCACCGTGTCCCTGCAGATCGTGGGCATCATCGAGCCCGTCATCCAGCACGCCGACTGGTTCTTCCCCGGAG AAATCGAGTTTAACGTGACGGGCAACTACGGCAGCCCCGTGCACGCCAACCACAACGCCAACTACAGTTCCATGCCGTCCCCCGACATGGAGATGACGGAGCGGCGGCACAACGAGCAGAGTCGGAGGCCGCTCAGCGTGGCCACCGACAACATGATGCTGGAGTTTTACAAGAAAGACGG CATCAGGAAGATCCAGAG CATGGGAGTCAGGGTGATGGACACTTCGTGGGTGTCCCGCAAGGGCTCGTCGTCCTCGCGTAAAAGCTCCACCCCGCCGGCGGACGCCGTCGTCCCCGAGCAGCCCGGGGACCCCTCGGGTTCCCCCTCGGGGTCCCCCTCGCCCACCCCTCCTCCCACTAACAGCGAGCGAGCCAG CCCCCGCATGTTCCACAGCTTCACCTTCCATTGTCGCAAGGCTCTGCAGTGGACCAG cTCGGACGGGCCGCCGGACTCCTGTAACGCCCGCCCCTCCCCCGAGGAGGAGAGAGCGCCTCCCCCTTACCCTTCCCCGTCTCTCCGTCCCCGCCACTTCTTTCCCACCCGAGCACCCCCCGGCACGCGCCCGCTCTCCCGCAGTCCCGAATGCGTCCCGGTCACGCCGGCGGGCGCCCCCCGCCGCACGGGCTACAGCCCCCCTCCCTTCCTCCACTCCCTATGCCCGTCCCCACAAGCCCTGGACGTGAATTCCAACCCCCGAGCCCAAGGTCCCTCGGCCGAGCGGGCCGACCCCCCGCACGGCGAGGCCAACGGGTCCCTTTACATCAAACCCCCGCTCGTTCTGACCCGTCACGATCTTTTCCCGAGCACCCCCCTTTCCGTCCCCCCTTCTTGGGCCACCTGTAGCCGAGACAGAGGACGCAAGGCCGCTAG CACTCTGAAGAACAAAGAACTGTCCCCGGTGATCGGCCAGAAAGGATTCCAGTCCACGCTGTCCGAGCACAGCCCGCACACGCTCAGGAGAG CCAAGAAGCTGGCTCCCATCCCGCCTAAAGTTCCCTTCGGCCAGACGGGGGCGATGTCGGAGCCGTCCACGGGTCAGCCGTCTCCCGTCAGCCTGTCGCCGACACCCCCCAGCACGCCGTCTCCGTACGGCTTGGGCTACCCGCAGGGTTACGGCGCGGCGTCGGTGGCGTCTCTGTCCTCGCCGCCCTCTCTGGGAGGGATGGCGGGGGGCAAGGCGCGGCCCACTCCCAAGCCGCCCCGCCAGAGGCCCAGCCTGCCTCCCCCGCAGCCGCCCCCCACCCCCGGGAGCAGCCCTCAACCGCTGGAGAACTCGTCGGGGCTGCTGGACGCCTTGTCTCCCGGAGAGAGCATGTCCACAG CCGTTTGA